In Allomuricauda ruestringensis DSM 13258, the following proteins share a genomic window:
- a CDS encoding outer membrane beta-barrel protein, with the protein MKTIINTNFGKILAIAIFSMVTFSASAQEEETTPKFSFSGTVDAYYRANITAPNDEEAIAPGSSFAQLPGFSLGMANLIAAYEGEKVGFVADLVFGPRGTDAIFESPMYSATGDIINQLYVYWNVSDAVTLTFGNFNTFLGYEVISPAANFNYSTSYLFSYGPFSHTGLKADFDLGNEWSAMVAVMNPTDLTEFNPTGDYAVGAQLGYSGQFLNFLYSQGGFEIDYTGGFDLSDEFFLGINAAHFSMEDDGGSFTGAALYPQYAISDTFSLGLRGEYFMETDEFGAIGEVFDADGDASVLALTLTGSATIGNLILKPEVRLDSASEDTFIDHDLAPTSSLASVLFAAIYSF; encoded by the coding sequence ATGAAAACGATTATAAATACAAACTTCGGAAAAATTTTGGCTATCGCCATCTTTTCAATGGTAACATTTTCTGCTTCTGCACAGGAGGAAGAAACTACTCCAAAGTTTAGCTTTAGCGGTACTGTTGATGCTTATTACAGAGCAAATATTACTGCTCCAAATGACGAAGAAGCCATAGCTCCAGGATCCTCTTTTGCGCAACTCCCTGGATTCTCTTTGGGTATGGCAAACCTTATTGCCGCTTACGAGGGTGAAAAAGTAGGTTTTGTTGCCGATTTGGTATTTGGCCCACGTGGTACGGATGCTATTTTTGAATCACCAATGTACTCAGCAACTGGAGACATCATCAACCAATTGTACGTATATTGGAATGTAAGTGATGCCGTCACCCTTACCTTTGGTAACTTCAACACCTTTTTGGGATACGAAGTAATCTCTCCGGCCGCTAACTTTAATTATAGTACTTCCTACTTATTCTCTTACGGCCCTTTTAGCCACACAGGCCTTAAGGCTGATTTTGATTTGGGCAACGAATGGTCCGCCATGGTTGCTGTGATGAATCCAACAGATCTGACCGAGTTCAACCCGACAGGTGATTACGCTGTGGGCGCACAATTAGGATACTCAGGTCAGTTTTTGAACTTCTTGTACAGCCAGGGAGGCTTTGAGATTGACTACACTGGTGGTTTTGACCTTTCAGATGAGTTCTTCTTAGGTATCAACGCTGCTCACTTTAGCATGGAAGATGACGGAGGATCTTTTACAGGTGCTGCGCTTTATCCACAGTACGCAATTTCTGATACTTTCAGCCTAGGGCTTAGGGGTGAATACTTTATGGAAACGGATGAATTTGGTGCCATTGGAGAAGTGTTTGATGCTGATGGAGATGCAAGTGTATTGGCATTAACTTTAACAGGTAGCGCTACTATAGGCAACTTGATTCTTAAGCCAGAAGTTAGATTGGATAGTGCTTCTGAAGATACTTTCATCGACCACGATCTTGCTCCAACCTCGAGTTTGGCCTCTGTATTGTTCGCCGCAATATACTCCTTCTAA
- a CDS encoding DUF1684 domain-containing protein: protein MKYAILLSVIFLTACGQGKKYHDKEKEVAVESDLIADILEYQEEQNESFKDPDSSPLPDKYRKDFEGLDFFEPDTSYIVKARFERTPNAEPFFMPTTTDRRTQEVVYGIAHFTLNGAVHQLEVYQSLDLMDDEAYEDYLFLPFLDNTNGEETYGGGRYIDLSIPEGDTLVIDFNKAYNPYCVYNKKYSCPLVPRQNYLRTKVRAGVKNFNKD from the coding sequence ATGAAATACGCAATCTTACTTTCAGTTATATTCCTAACAGCCTGTGGACAAGGTAAAAAATATCACGATAAAGAAAAGGAGGTAGCAGTTGAATCTGACTTGATAGCTGATATTTTGGAATACCAAGAAGAACAGAATGAAAGCTTTAAAGACCCGGATTCCTCTCCTTTGCCCGATAAATACCGTAAAGATTTTGAAGGGCTCGATTTTTTTGAGCCGGATACATCATATATTGTAAAAGCACGGTTTGAGCGTACTCCCAATGCAGAACCTTTTTTTATGCCCACTACTACGGATAGGCGGACCCAAGAAGTGGTTTATGGAATTGCCCATTTTACCTTAAACGGTGCAGTGCATCAACTGGAAGTATACCAAAGTTTGGATTTGATGGATGACGAAGCATACGAAGATTATCTGTTTTTGCCTTTTTTGGATAATACCAATGGGGAAGAAACGTATGGTGGTGGCAGGTATATCGATTTGTCCATTCCGGAAGGGGATACTTTGGTGATTGACTTTAACAAAGCTTACAATCCGTACTGCGTTTACAACAAAAAGTACTCCTGCCCTCTAGTGCCAAGGCAAAATTATTTGAGAACTAAAGTGAGAGCAGGAGTGAAAAATTTTAACAAGGACTAA
- a CDS encoding alpha/beta hydrolase, translated as MVLKKGEIIDNLSVNDSTKNTYSLYIPKTFSMDEKWPLLMVFDAEGNEKKALSMFVLAAEKEGYVLAAPKLMDSISLTKNMVVAGQAIQKVASLLPIHNDRIYAAGEDSGGQFASLVPILINGVNGAMSIGASLSNSELINVKKPFHFIGMVSKENFNYPFMLTDTKLLDRYKFPNQVLLFDGNGNWPGVTYLQKGMQLFTLDAMGRKWIPMDSTYVEKAYQDDLEKVNQLKNIGDLLWAEQYMTEMMSMYGALKNTDSLRSVQKDLRRDRSFKTMKRAENAAFLKESMLKEDYQFYMEEDVYTHNFNNLGWWNHQMGEIEKFISGSKPYERQMGHRLKGFVNALAEDNISIIASEKVVDEDALAFLYMLKTILEPDNYEYYLKTISLSAKNDDFGTSLFYLEELLKKGFKDKEKLYDLENTALFRITPEFNELVSKYLKDARYDIKVDEN; from the coding sequence ATGGTTTTGAAAAAGGGGGAGATTATTGATAATCTCTCGGTCAATGATTCAACCAAAAATACCTACTCCCTTTATATTCCCAAAACGTTTTCCATGGATGAAAAGTGGCCGTTGCTCATGGTTTTTGATGCGGAGGGAAATGAGAAAAAAGCACTGTCCATGTTTGTACTTGCTGCGGAAAAAGAAGGTTATGTTTTGGCGGCCCCAAAATTAATGGACAGTATTTCTTTGACCAAGAACATGGTAGTAGCTGGCCAGGCAATTCAGAAAGTTGCAAGTCTATTACCAATACATAATGATCGGATTTATGCTGCAGGCGAGGATTCCGGAGGGCAATTTGCCAGTTTGGTGCCCATTCTGATCAATGGGGTCAACGGGGCCATGTCCATTGGCGCTTCTTTATCCAATAGCGAACTCATTAATGTTAAGAAACCTTTTCATTTTATAGGTATGGTTAGCAAAGAAAACTTCAATTATCCTTTTATGCTTACGGATACCAAACTTTTGGACCGCTATAAGTTTCCAAATCAGGTTTTGCTATTCGATGGAAATGGTAACTGGCCAGGGGTAACTTATTTACAAAAAGGGATGCAGCTCTTCACCCTCGATGCCATGGGGCGAAAATGGATTCCTATGGATTCGACCTACGTTGAAAAAGCCTACCAAGATGATTTGGAAAAGGTGAATCAGTTAAAAAATATTGGAGACTTGTTGTGGGCGGAGCAATATATGACCGAAATGATGTCCATGTACGGAGCATTGAAAAATACGGATTCTCTAAGATCGGTACAAAAGGACCTTCGTAGAGATAGGAGTTTCAAGACAATGAAGAGGGCAGAAAATGCTGCTTTTTTAAAGGAATCCATGCTCAAGGAAGATTATCAATTTTATATGGAGGAAGATGTATATACCCATAATTTCAACAATTTGGGCTGGTGGAACCACCAAATGGGGGAGATAGAGAAGTTCATTTCGGGCTCAAAACCGTATGAAAGACAAATGGGACATCGGTTAAAGGGGTTTGTCAATGCATTGGCAGAGGATAACATTAGTATTATAGCATCGGAAAAGGTGGTTGATGAGGATGCTCTGGCATTTTTGTACATGCTAAAAACAATTTTGGAGCCCGACAACTACGAGTATTATCTAAAAACCATTTCACTTAGTGCTAAAAATGATGATTTTGGTACTTCGTTGTTCTATTTGGAGGAGTTATTGAAAAAGGGTTTCAAGGACAAGGAAAAGCTCTATGATCTGGAAAATACGGCCTTATTTAGAATTACACCGGAGTTTAACGAGCTTGTCTCAAAATATTTGAAAGACGCGCGATACGACATTAAGGTCGATGAAAATTAA
- a CDS encoding Lrp/AsnC family transcriptional regulator: MKIDDLNWQILNHLQQNARESFANIGRKIGLTPPAVAERVKKMEDLGIIERYGTEISYVEAGYQLKAIIMLRAFMGKLKPFLDKVKTFQEVVNCYRITGNENIIMEVVLRDQSHLEEFIDELIVYGECRTHIVLSNVVANSPIKKNKTGK, translated from the coding sequence ATGAAGATAGATGACTTGAATTGGCAAATTCTGAATCATTTGCAGCAAAATGCGAGGGAATCTTTTGCCAATATTGGAAGGAAAATCGGGTTGACACCACCCGCTGTGGCGGAGCGTGTAAAAAAGATGGAAGACCTCGGAATTATTGAGCGTTACGGTACTGAAATTTCTTATGTGGAGGCCGGGTATCAGCTAAAGGCCATTATTATGTTGCGTGCTTTTATGGGAAAGCTCAAACCGTTTTTGGATAAGGTCAAAACTTTTCAGGAAGTGGTAAATTGCTATCGAATTACGGGCAATGAGAATATAATAATGGAGGTAGTGCTTCGTGATCAGTCGCATTTAGAAGAATTTATTGATGAACTGATCGTGTATGGTGAATGTAGGACACATATTGTATTGTCCAACGTTGTGGCTAACTCGCCGATCAAAAAAAATAAGACGGGTAAGTAG